From Candidatus Eisenbacteria bacterium, the proteins below share one genomic window:
- a CDS encoding DUF2334 domain-containing protein, with translation TFTAPEHPDTVTIRAQARREDGAALAGTATIVVYRQWAVLKANDFRYVPSWTVSRGWRRYVDFVSRREIRTSLGLIGKEIERGDSSFATMIRDLAADQRYEFWNHGYDHAVSVPDSLGRIVSEFRGTSYEHQLDHLRRTQELARDECGIALCAFGAPGNAFDANTVRALDACPDVRIWLFGPEESGKLVLPQTIPIEQPIFNPDFAAFLTAYDPEPPFAVYQIHPKDWDETRFGEFTRIVNFLLDQEVTFVTPSELERFLEPERIP, from the coding sequence CACTTTCACCGCGCCGGAGCATCCGGACACGGTGACGATCCGCGCGCAAGCCAGGAGAGAAGATGGCGCCGCTCTCGCGGGAACGGCGACGATCGTCGTCTACCGTCAGTGGGCGGTCCTCAAGGCGAATGACTTCCGCTATGTTCCGTCCTGGACGGTATCCCGCGGCTGGCGCCGGTACGTCGACTTCGTCTCCCGCAGAGAGATCCGGACATCGCTGGGACTGATCGGCAAGGAGATCGAGCGAGGCGACTCCTCCTTCGCCACCATGATCCGGGATCTTGCCGCCGATCAGCGCTACGAGTTCTGGAACCATGGATATGACCACGCGGTCAGCGTCCCGGACTCCCTTGGCCGCATCGTCTCGGAGTTCCGTGGGACCAGCTACGAGCATCAGCTCGATCACCTGCGACGCACGCAGGAGCTGGCGCGCGATGAATGCGGCATCGCGCTCTGCGCCTTCGGCGCCCCGGGAAATGCCTTCGATGCGAACACGGTGCGGGCGCTCGACGCGTGCCCCGATGTTAGGATCTGGCTCTTCGGCCCCGAGGAGTCCGGCAAGCTCGTCCTGCCGCAAACGATTCCGATCGAGCAGCCGATCTTCAACCCGGACTTCGCGGCCTTCCTGACAGCCTACGATCCGGAGCCGCCGTTCGCCGTCTATCAGATCCACCCGAAGGACTGGGACGAGACCCGCTTCGGCGAGTTCACCCGGATCGTCAACTTCCTCCTCGATCAGGAGGTGACCTTCGTGACTCCGTCCGAGCTCGAGCGATTCCTCGAGCCGGAGCGGATCCCGTAG